One part of the Desulfuromonas acetoxidans DSM 684 genome encodes these proteins:
- a CDS encoding IS3-like element ISDac1 family transposase (programmed frameshift), producing the protein MGRKIFTNEFKVECASLVLDQGYSVPDAARVMDVGETAMRRWVKQLKQERAGTTPETPALTEDKKRIQELEAHIRRLEKEKQIPKKGYRSLNVGRQASFELISTLREHDCVCVLCRLFDVSRSSYYAYLNRRAHPDTERIKLRIRIKELFNKSRYSAGSRSLTNMLRSEGITIGRFRVRRLMREASLFSKQPKPRLYRIAKVEHPKIPNLLNRDFDAKRKNQTWCSDITYVRVGKRWIYVAAVLDLYTRRVVGLSLSENCDAQLAVNAIKSAYRTRKKPTGVLVHTDQGQQYGSDLFCLQLRCYQMKQSMSRRGNCWDNAPMERLFRSYKSEWMPKGGYQTFAEAQLDIEHYFMNYYNWSRPHQRNKGMAPAVAEKELISVSKNS; encoded by the exons ATGGGAAGAAAAATATTCACAAATGAATTCAAGGTAGAATGTGCCAGCCTTGTTTTGGATCAGGGATACAGTGTCCCAGATGCTGCCCGAGTTATGGATGTTGGAGAAACGGCCATGCGTCGTTGGGTAAAGCAGCTCAAACAGGAACGAGCTGGGACGACACCGGAAACTCCAGCCCTTACAGAGGACAAAAAGCGTATCCAGGAACTCGAAGCCCATATTCGTCGTCTGGAGAAAGAGAAGCAAATCC CTAAAAAAGGCTACCGCTCTCTTAATGTCGGAAGACAAGCTTCGTTTGAGTTGATCAGTACATTGAGAGAGCATGACTGCGTTTGTGTCCTTTGCCGTCTTTTTGATGTTTCGCGTTCTAGCTACTATGCCTATTTGAATCGTCGAGCTCATCCAGATACTGAACGCATCAAGTTACGTATTCGGATCAAGGAGTTGTTCAATAAAAGTCGTTATTCAGCTGGAAGCCGCAGTCTTACCAACATGTTACGCAGTGAAGGTATCACCATAGGACGTTTCAGAGTACGTCGTCTGATGCGTGAGGCGAGCTTATTCAGTAAACAACCTAAACCACGTTTGTACAGAATTGCCAAAGTAGAACATCCAAAGATTCCGAACCTGTTGAATCGGGATTTTGATGCGAAGAGGAAAAACCAGACATGGTGTAGTGATATTACCTATGTTCGAGTTGGAAAACGGTGGATTTATGTCGCTGCGGTATTAGATCTTTACACTCGGCGTGTTGTTGGGTTGAGCTTATCAGAAAACTGTGACGCACAACTTGCAGTTAACGCTATCAAAAGCGCTTATCGGACAAGGAAAAAGCCAACTGGGGTTTTGGTTCACACAGACCAGGGACAACAATATGGCAGTGATTTGTTCTGTCTCCAGCTTCGATGCTATCAGATGAAACAGAGCATGAGTCGGCGAGGAAATTGCTGGGATAATGCACCAATGGAGCGTTTGTTTCGCAGTTACAAAAGCGAATGGATGCCAAAAGGTGGCTATCAAACGTTTGCAGAAGCACAGCTCGACATAGAGCACTATTTTATGAACTATTACAACTGGAGCAGACCTCATCAAAGAAATAAAGGAATGGCTCCGGCTGTAGCGGAAAAAGAACTTATATCTGTGTCCAAAAATAGTTGA
- a CDS encoding aldo/keto reductase — MRIETTKLGATDIDVSQVCLGTWAIGGWLWGGSDDSQCIATIRAALDQGITFIDTAAVYGFGHSESLVGQAWKGHVARDKVVLATKAGLQWSDDGKVTRNCTRERLLQEIDDSLQRLQTDYIDLYQIHWPDPLVPIEETAEVMAGLLASGKIRAIGVSNYNPEQMDRFRSVAPLHSVQPPYNLFERQIDADVRPYAQQHGLAILAYGAICRGLLSGKMTAEPTFEGDDIRQYDPKFKAPRYTAYLDAVAKLDAFAQERFQRGVLELAVRWVIDQGAIALWGARHPQQLDRVQQVFGWSLSEADRDEIAAIVNATITDPVGPEFMAPPARK; from the coding sequence TTGAGGATTGAAACCACGAAACTTGGGGCCACGGATATTGATGTCAGCCAGGTGTGCCTGGGGACCTGGGCCATTGGTGGCTGGCTGTGGGGTGGCAGTGACGACAGCCAGTGCATTGCCACCATTCGAGCGGCTCTGGATCAGGGGATTACTTTTATCGATACGGCTGCGGTGTATGGTTTTGGCCATTCTGAATCTCTGGTTGGGCAGGCATGGAAAGGGCATGTGGCGCGGGATAAAGTGGTGCTGGCCACCAAGGCCGGATTGCAATGGAGTGATGATGGCAAGGTAACACGCAATTGTACCCGCGAGCGGTTGTTGCAGGAGATTGATGATTCGTTGCAGCGCTTGCAGACCGATTATATCGATCTTTACCAGATTCACTGGCCTGATCCGCTGGTACCCATTGAGGAGACCGCCGAGGTGATGGCCGGGCTGCTCGCCAGCGGTAAGATTCGGGCCATTGGCGTGAGTAACTACAACCCGGAGCAGATGGACCGCTTCCGCTCGGTGGCGCCATTGCACAGTGTGCAACCGCCCTACAATCTGTTTGAGCGGCAGATTGATGCGGATGTGCGGCCTTATGCCCAGCAACATGGTTTGGCGATCCTTGCCTATGGTGCTATTTGCCGCGGTTTGTTGTCCGGCAAGATGACGGCTGAGCCAACGTTTGAGGGCGATGATATTCGCCAATACGATCCGAAGTTTAAAGCGCCGCGCTATACGGCTTATCTTGATGCGGTGGCCAAGCTGGATGCGTTTGCCCAGGAGCGTTTTCAGCGCGGCGTGTTGGAACTGGCGGTGCGCTGGGTGATTGATCAGGGTGCCATTGCCCTGTGGGGGGCGCGGCATCCGCAGCAGTTGGATCGGGTGCAGCAGGTATTTGGTTGGTCGTTGTCGGAGGCGGATCGCGATGAGATCGCCGCGATTGTTAATGCGACGATTACCGACCCGGTTGGGCCGGAGTTTATGGCGCCACCGGCACGGAAATAG
- a CDS encoding YitT family protein, translating to MRDYSYSVPWNLMLIVLGSVIQAVGFKGIATVHGFVPSGLFGLATLIEYKTSILDAGVWYLMLNVPMFVLGYLFISRRFLAYSFVSMVTVSLAYSSLDLVVHIQNQLYAAVCFGVISGGGAGLVLRTLGSNGGLDVVAVIANQRFNVGIGKTYFMFNLALYSVSFLSLDNDLVIASLIAAFVASVCMDYSLSMFSQRKLCLIISKHNEEIAQKVMHSMKIGATFLEGVGAYKNETRRVLMVVTNNIQLKRLEQVAFTIDPHSLFIVENTFNVIGSTFSRRKIY from the coding sequence ATGCGGGATTACAGTTATTCCGTTCCCTGGAATCTGATGTTGATTGTCTTAGGGTCGGTGATTCAGGCGGTTGGTTTCAAGGGCATTGCCACGGTCCATGGCTTTGTTCCCAGCGGATTATTCGGCCTGGCAACACTGATAGAGTATAAAACATCGATTCTTGATGCCGGTGTCTGGTATCTGATGCTCAACGTGCCGATGTTTGTCCTCGGCTATCTGTTTATCAGTCGCCGTTTTCTGGCGTACAGTTTTGTCTCCATGGTCACGGTTTCTCTGGCTTACAGCAGCCTTGATCTGGTTGTTCATATACAGAACCAACTTTACGCCGCCGTGTGTTTTGGCGTGATCAGCGGTGGTGGCGCCGGTCTGGTGTTGCGCACATTAGGATCCAACGGTGGACTCGATGTGGTGGCGGTGATTGCCAATCAGCGTTTCAACGTCGGTATTGGTAAAACGTACTTTATGTTCAATCTGGCCCTGTATTCGGTCAGTTTTCTCAGTTTGGATAACGATTTGGTCATTGCTTCACTGATCGCGGCGTTTGTCGCCTCGGTGTGCATGGATTACAGCCTGTCCATGTTCAGTCAGCGCAAGCTGTGTCTGATTATTTCCAAACACAACGAAGAGATCGCCCAGAAGGTGATGCATAGCATGAAGATCGGGGCGACCTTTCTTGAAGGAGTTGGCGCCTACAAAAATGAAACCCGCCGCGTTTTGATGGTGGTGACCAACAATATTCAGCTTAAACGACTTGAACAGGTTGCGTTTACCATTGATCCGCACAGTTTGTTTATCGTTGAAAATACCTTTAACGTGATTGGTTCAACGTTTTCGCGGCGCAAAATTTATTGA
- a CDS encoding HPP family protein — MDVSTCMRKTVVLAEPDCDFVCLLHKIAAPTPRLAYIVDENRTLIGVVSARDLLKEVMPSYMNAHLARSISDGADYLKRQAEKARHRCARDIMVKKVISLHPHHQLLQADAIFAERGFNTLPVVDEHNKIVGEITRVDILVHLIGDPFTYDFDGVVELTE, encoded by the coding sequence ATGGATGTTTCCACCTGCATGCGTAAAACCGTAGTTCTGGCCGAGCCGGACTGTGATTTTGTCTGCCTGCTGCATAAGATTGCCGCACCAACGCCTCGCCTGGCCTACATTGTTGATGAAAACCGCACCCTGATTGGCGTGGTTTCGGCCCGCGACCTGCTCAAAGAGGTGATGCCGTCTTACATGAATGCCCACCTCGCCCGCTCGATCAGTGATGGTGCCGACTACCTCAAACGGCAGGCTGAGAAAGCCCGCCATCGTTGCGCCCGCGACATCATGGTGAAAAAGGTGATCTCCCTGCACCCTCATCATCAACTGCTACAGGCGGATGCGATTTTTGCCGAGCGCGGGTTCAATACTCTGCCCGTTGTCGATGAACACAACAAAATTGTTGGTGAGATCACCCGGGTCGATATTCTGGTTCATCTCATCGGCGACCCGTTTACCTATGATTTCGACGGTGTTGTCGAGCTGACTGAATAA
- a CDS encoding SLC13 family permease: protein MYWFATGIFILAYALIISEKIHKTKVALFGAAITLIGKILDQNEAFHNLELGVDWNVVFLLISMMVMINIMTKTGVFQYVAIKCAKIAKGEPFRIMTLFAVITAMGSAFLDNVTTVLLLAPVTLLIAEQLEINPIPYLITEALASNIGGTATLIGDPPNIMIASKAGLNFMDFIVHLTPAIIIIFLFWMLAWKIVFGKSLTVKEELKRRIMTMNEREQIRDPALLKKSLLILGLTILGFMLHGFFHYEPATVALMGAATLFMLSDEEPTEILAEVEWPTIFFFIGLFIIIGGIVKVGLVEDLSRAMIAVTHPKPDDMAVLAMVMLWFSAVSSAIVDNIPFVATMNPILIDLSNQVFGSAPTTVAHARTIDPVWWALALGACLGGNGSPIGASANVIVIGLSEKAGYRISFGQFLKYGIPTTFLTIFLAMIYLYLRYYVLQWF from the coding sequence ATGTATTGGTTTGCCACCGGCATTTTTATTCTTGCTTACGCCCTGATCATCTCTGAAAAAATCCATAAAACCAAGGTGGCCCTGTTCGGTGCCGCCATCACCCTGATTGGCAAAATTCTCGACCAGAACGAAGCGTTTCACAATTTGGAACTCGGCGTTGACTGGAATGTTGTCTTCCTGCTGATCTCCATGATGGTGATGATCAACATCATGACCAAGACCGGTGTCTTTCAATATGTCGCCATTAAATGCGCCAAAATTGCCAAAGGTGAGCCGTTTCGTATCATGACCCTGTTTGCCGTCATTACAGCCATGGGCTCCGCCTTTCTCGACAATGTCACCACAGTACTGCTGCTAGCTCCGGTGACACTGTTGATTGCTGAACAATTGGAGATCAACCCGATCCCCTACCTGATCACCGAAGCGTTGGCCTCCAACATCGGCGGCACCGCCACCCTGATCGGTGATCCGCCCAATATCATGATCGCCTCAAAGGCTGGACTCAACTTCATGGACTTCATCGTCCACCTGACTCCGGCGATCATCATCATTTTTCTGTTCTGGATGCTTGCGTGGAAAATCGTCTTCGGTAAAAGCCTGACGGTTAAGGAAGAGCTGAAGCGGCGCATTATGACCATGAATGAACGCGAACAGATTCGAGATCCGGCGCTACTGAAAAAATCCTTGCTCATCCTCGGCCTGACCATCCTCGGCTTTATGCTGCACGGTTTTTTCCATTATGAACCAGCCACCGTCGCCCTGATGGGTGCTGCGACTCTGTTTATGCTCTCTGACGAAGAACCGACGGAGATCCTCGCCGAAGTGGAGTGGCCAACCATCTTCTTTTTTATTGGTTTGTTTATCATTATCGGCGGCATCGTCAAAGTGGGACTGGTGGAAGATCTATCCCGCGCCATGATTGCCGTCACTCATCCCAAACCGGATGATATGGCCGTTTTGGCCATGGTGATGTTGTGGTTTTCGGCGGTCAGCTCAGCCATTGTCGACAACATTCCGTTCGTCGCTACCATGAACCCAATTCTCATCGACCTGTCCAATCAAGTGTTCGGCTCCGCACCAACCACCGTTGCACACGCAAGAACCATTGATCCGGTGTGGTGGGCTCTGGCTCTCGGCGCCTGTCTCGGCGGCAACGGGTCACCCATCGGCGCTTCGGCCAATGTCATTGTCATCGGTCTGAGCGAAAAAGCCGGCTACAGAATCAGCTTTGGTCAATTTCTTAAATACGGTATCCCAACCACCTTTTTAACCATCTTTCTGGCGATGATATATCTCTATCTGCGCTACTACGTCCTACAGTGGTTTTAA
- a CDS encoding MFS transporter, which yields MPTLSWVQRLYRRLIVTSSQQCPELSENARRYVADNFVLMLVSRFFSKLADALSNPKIVLPWVMETVHAPLYLLGFLVPIRESGSLIPQVVIAGYVRRLTIRKWVWVVGKLVEVLAMTGVALVAWLGQGAVAGWSILLLLVVFSLARGFCSVASKDVTGKTIAKSARGQTNGWSASSAGLVTLVLGGGFVAVGGEELTAASVAILLGAAVILWSLAALAFSRLHEFPGEAETAEIHPIKESWQRLALLGRDRPFRHFVITRALLLCSALTAPYYVILAQKAYGTQPQLLGLFILASGSASLVSSPIWGRFSDHSSRRVMMAGAGMTLVLGMVVFFVDRVAPQWLASLWLLPGCYFLLSIAHQGVRIGRKTYVVNLGKGNQRTDYVAVSNTLIGVVLLLLGFSGALTSFVGLSSLILLLSLMGGAGMFMARRLPDVE from the coding sequence ATGCCGACACTCTCATGGGTACAACGTCTCTATCGTCGTCTCATTGTGACATCCAGTCAGCAGTGTCCCGAGCTGTCAGAAAATGCCCGCCGCTATGTGGCAGATAATTTTGTTCTTATGCTGGTCAGCCGTTTTTTTTCCAAATTGGCCGATGCCTTGTCCAATCCCAAGATTGTCCTGCCGTGGGTGATGGAAACGGTCCATGCACCGTTGTATCTGTTGGGTTTTCTGGTGCCGATTCGCGAGTCGGGATCATTGATTCCCCAGGTGGTGATTGCCGGTTATGTGCGTCGATTGACCATCCGTAAATGGGTGTGGGTTGTAGGAAAGCTGGTGGAAGTGCTTGCCATGACAGGCGTCGCTCTGGTGGCTTGGCTGGGGCAGGGCGCGGTGGCCGGATGGAGCATCCTGCTGTTGCTGGTTGTTTTTAGCTTGGCGCGGGGGTTTTGCTCGGTGGCTTCCAAAGATGTCACCGGAAAAACCATTGCCAAAAGCGCACGAGGCCAAACCAATGGCTGGTCGGCGAGCAGCGCCGGTCTGGTCACTCTGGTGTTGGGAGGCGGCTTTGTGGCTGTCGGAGGAGAGGAGTTGACGGCGGCTTCTGTCGCCATCTTGCTTGGTGCAGCCGTTATTTTATGGTCGTTGGCCGCACTGGCCTTTTCGCGGCTGCATGAGTTTCCCGGTGAGGCAGAAACCGCTGAAATCCACCCGATCAAAGAGTCGTGGCAGCGTTTAGCCCTCTTGGGACGTGATCGCCCGTTTCGCCATTTTGTCATCACCCGGGCGTTGTTGCTGTGTTCGGCCCTGACCGCGCCTTATTATGTGATTCTCGCCCAGAAGGCGTATGGCACCCAACCGCAACTGCTTGGGCTATTCATCCTGGCCAGCGGGTCAGCCAGCTTGGTGTCCTCGCCGATCTGGGGACGTTTTTCAGATCATTCCAGCCGGCGGGTGATGATGGCGGGTGCGGGCATGACCCTGGTGCTGGGAATGGTGGTGTTTTTCGTTGATCGGGTTGCTCCGCAGTGGCTGGCAAGTTTGTGGCTCTTGCCCGGCTGCTATTTTCTGCTCAGCATTGCTCACCAGGGAGTGCGCATCGGTCGCAAAACCTATGTCGTGAATCTGGGCAAAGGCAATCAACGCACCGATTATGTGGCGGTCAGCAATACGTTAATTGGTGTTGTTCTGCTACTGCTTGGCTTCAGTGGTGCACTGACCTCTTTTGTCGGTTTGAGTAGCCTGATCCTGCTGCTGTCACTGATGGGCGGTGCCGGCATGTTCATGGCGCGTCGCTTGCCCGATGTGGAATAA
- a CDS encoding RNA polymerase sigma factor — protein MKSNSVQACREQEDDRQIIRQVLNGQTDMFESLMTRYQNYVFKIVSGILPNDVVEETAQDVFIEVFRSLAKYNDQMPFKKWLAGIAVHRSYDYWRRYYRSKEVPLSSLTPDHQDWIDGVISHHATEQFNRGEARDEARELLKYALAELSEKDRIALTLVHLEGLTVKEAAKVLGWSAINVRVRTHRSREKMRQKLAPLVRGEGRNDG, from the coding sequence ATGAAATCAAACAGTGTACAGGCCTGTCGGGAACAAGAGGATGATCGACAGATTATCCGTCAGGTCCTTAATGGCCAGACTGACATGTTTGAATCGTTGATGACCCGCTATCAAAACTATGTCTTCAAAATTGTCTCGGGGATTCTGCCCAACGACGTGGTGGAGGAGACGGCTCAGGATGTGTTTATCGAAGTATTTCGCTCGCTGGCCAAATACAATGACCAGATGCCGTTTAAAAAATGGTTGGCCGGGATTGCCGTCCATCGCAGCTATGATTATTGGCGACGCTATTATCGTTCAAAAGAGGTCCCGCTGAGTTCTTTGACACCGGACCACCAGGACTGGATCGACGGGGTGATTTCACATCATGCCACGGAACAGTTTAACCGTGGTGAGGCCAGAGATGAAGCCCGTGAATTACTTAAGTATGCTCTGGCCGAATTATCGGAAAAGGATCGGATTGCCTTGACTCTGGTTCATCTGGAGGGGCTGACGGTGAAGGAGGCTGCAAAAGTTCTTGGTTGGAGTGCAATCAATGTGCGGGTGCGCACTCATCGTTCAAGAGAAAAAATGCGGCAGAAACTGGCCCCTTTAGTTCGTGGGGAGGGAAGAAATGACGGATAA
- a CDS encoding SPASM domain-containing protein translates to MKIAYVCSRPFDWLEIHDDGSAFVCCPAWLRRPVGNLLTTPWRQVWNGAVAVELRKTVINGTLHNCSARRCPFLAAITSPVAVADQCDDAHLLEDIRQKNTCLKHGPNTLNLSFDPRCNLTCPSCRHQPPVLDDSALARIDCLVRLVGDELAPDVEELRLSGHGDPFAAAGYRQILNQVSATTFPRLQRLHLHSNGLLWTPQRWVELAHLHSYLTSAEISIDAADVTVYAENRGGDFNLLLENLAFIQSLSIDLLLSCVVQLNNYHQMSDFVHLARRFGARSYFSPLINWGTWSRAEYQRRAVHLSEHPDHQAFCEALAQVATLPDVDVGALSVVLA, encoded by the coding sequence ATGAAGATTGCGTACGTGTGCAGTCGGCCGTTTGACTGGCTGGAGATTCACGATGACGGCTCAGCCTTTGTCTGCTGTCCGGCCTGGTTACGGCGTCCTGTTGGTAATTTGCTGACCACCCCGTGGCGTCAGGTGTGGAACGGTGCCGTGGCTGTTGAATTACGCAAAACCGTTATCAATGGCACCTTACATAACTGCAGCGCCCGACGGTGTCCGTTTCTCGCTGCGATCACGTCTCCCGTGGCTGTTGCTGATCAGTGTGATGATGCGCACCTGCTGGAGGACATTCGTCAGAAAAATACCTGCCTGAAACATGGTCCGAACACGTTGAATCTGAGTTTTGATCCGCGCTGCAATTTGACCTGCCCCAGTTGTCGTCATCAGCCCCCTGTTCTGGATGATTCGGCTCTGGCGAGGATTGATTGTCTGGTGCGGCTGGTGGGTGACGAGCTGGCACCGGACGTCGAGGAGTTGCGTCTGAGTGGCCACGGCGATCCGTTTGCTGCCGCCGGTTACCGGCAGATTCTCAATCAGGTCAGTGCAACGACATTTCCCCGTTTGCAGCGGTTGCATCTCCATTCCAACGGCCTGTTATGGACGCCGCAACGCTGGGTTGAACTGGCCCACCTTCATTCCTATTTGACCTCCGCCGAGATCTCCATCGATGCTGCTGATGTGACGGTTTATGCTGAGAACCGCGGCGGGGATTTCAATCTGCTCTTGGAGAATCTGGCCTTTATCCAGTCCTTGTCCATCGACCTGTTGCTGAGCTGCGTCGTGCAACTCAACAATTACCACCAGATGAGCGATTTTGTTCATTTGGCCCGTCGATTCGGTGCACGCAGCTATTTCAGCCCTCTGATCAATTGGGGTACCTGGAGCCGGGCCGAATATCAACGCCGGGCGGTTCATCTGTCGGAACATCCTGATCATCAGGCGTTTTGTGAGGCGCTGGCCCAGGTGGCCACTTTGCCGGATGTAGATGTCGGAGCGTTGTCTGTTGTTCTTGCTTGA
- the pncB gene encoding nicotinate phosphoribosyltransferase, with product MSPRITDQPLIHSLLDTDLYKISMLQAFFHAPEFRTVSVEWKFACRNDHGFDLTTLREDVQWQLQQVCSLQFTDEELDYLDQFPFFTHDFIEFLRIFHLDMRFVSLAVVEGQLDIRFRGPLLHVTLFEICTLAIISELHTLAHYGGVDLDVARRRLEEKIDQLKAPGPMPGFHFADFGTRRRASRAWQEEVVCRLHEALPDYFTGTSNLDLARRYNLMPIGTMAHEWFQAWQAVTRLADAQKAALESWVREYRGRLGIALTDCYNMDAFMRDFSDPYFGKLYDGLRHDSGPPIEWGEKAIAMYQAMGIDPLSKTLVFSDSLTFERMLEIYQYFNGRVQVSFGIGTMLTNDIGQPALNMVIKMVAANGKPVAKISDEPGKSMCEDAGYLRYLASVYDIELNL from the coding sequence ATGAGTCCACGCATCACTGACCAGCCTCTGATTCACAGTCTTCTCGATACCGACCTGTATAAAATAAGCATGTTGCAGGCGTTTTTTCATGCCCCGGAATTTCGCACCGTATCCGTGGAGTGGAAGTTCGCCTGCCGTAATGATCACGGCTTTGATCTGACCACGTTGCGCGAGGATGTGCAGTGGCAGTTACAACAGGTGTGTTCGCTTCAGTTTACTGACGAGGAACTGGATTATCTCGATCAATTCCCTTTTTTTACCCACGATTTCATCGAATTTCTGCGCATTTTCCATCTCGATATGCGCTTTGTGTCTCTGGCCGTTGTTGAGGGGCAGTTGGATATCCGTTTCCGTGGCCCGCTGCTGCATGTGACCCTGTTCGAGATTTGCACCTTGGCAATTATCAGTGAACTGCATACGCTGGCGCATTACGGCGGCGTTGATCTGGATGTGGCCCGCCGGCGCCTCGAAGAGAAGATCGACCAGCTCAAGGCACCCGGACCGATGCCGGGATTTCACTTTGCCGATTTCGGCACCCGGCGTCGTGCCAGCCGCGCCTGGCAGGAGGAAGTGGTTTGCCGCCTGCATGAAGCATTACCCGACTATTTTACCGGTACCAGTAACCTGGATCTGGCGCGCCGTTATAACCTGATGCCGATCGGCACCATGGCCCACGAATGGTTTCAGGCCTGGCAGGCTGTGACCCGTTTGGCCGATGCCCAGAAGGCGGCGCTGGAAAGCTGGGTGCGGGAATACCGCGGGCGTCTCGGCATTGCTCTGACCGATTGTTACAACATGGATGCGTTCATGCGCGATTTTTCCGATCCCTATTTTGGCAAATTGTATGATGGTCTGCGCCATGACAGTGGCCCACCCATCGAATGGGGTGAAAAAGCCATTGCCATGTATCAGGCTATGGGGATCGACCCGCTGTCGAAGACCCTGGTGTTTAGTGACAGCCTGACCTTTGAACGGATGCTGGAAATTTACCAGTATTTCAATGGCCGCGTGCAGGTCTCGTTCGGGATTGGTACCATGCTGACCAACGATATCGGTCAACCGGCTCTGAACATGGTGATCAAAATGGTGGCGGCTAACGGCAAGCCGGTGGCAAAAATCTCCGATGAACCGGGCAAGAGCATGTGCGAAGATGCCGGATATTTACGTTATCTGGCGTCGGTGTACGACATTGAGCTGAACCTGTAA
- a CDS encoding nicotinamidase: MVIYSQDTASFDVDPQCGFTPLCPDELPVADGDAIVNELNAQAGYARLRLVSKDCHPAQAPWIATTPQEILQPVGVDYPDLDVKWPAHCVVGTRGNQLIPGLPAEQDYDLVVEKGMDPVKHPYGACYHDLSEQTSTGVIEWLRDHGIHCVVVGGLATDFCVKTTALQLARNGFTVVVNLAACRGVAEESSAAALEEMRQAGVVLIAASRELEAA; the protein is encoded by the coding sequence ATGGTGATTTATTCACAAGACACCGCCAGTTTCGATGTCGATCCGCAATGTGGCTTTACGCCGCTGTGTCCCGATGAATTGCCCGTTGCTGACGGCGATGCCATTGTTAACGAGCTGAATGCCCAGGCCGGCTATGCCCGGCTGCGGCTGGTCAGTAAAGACTGTCATCCTGCCCAAGCCCCATGGATTGCGACAACACCGCAAGAGATTCTTCAACCCGTTGGCGTAGATTATCCTGATCTTGATGTTAAATGGCCGGCCCATTGTGTGGTTGGTACGCGGGGTAACCAGTTGATCCCCGGTCTGCCTGCGGAACAGGATTATGATCTGGTGGTGGAGAAAGGGATGGACCCTGTCAAGCATCCTTACGGGGCCTGCTATCATGACTTGAGCGAACAGACCAGCACCGGAGTCATTGAGTGGCTGCGTGACCACGGCATCCACTGTGTGGTGGTCGGCGGTCTGGCAACTGATTTCTGCGTCAAAACCACAGCACTGCAATTGGCACGCAATGGCTTCACTGTGGTGGTCAACCTGGCAGCCTGCCGTGGTGTGGCTGAAGAGAGTTCCGCCGCTGCGTTGGAAGAGATGCGCCAGGCCGGAGTCGTGCTGATTGCCGCCAGCCGTGAACTGGAGGCGGCATGA